In a genomic window of Dyadobacter fermentans DSM 18053:
- a CDS encoding toprim domain-containing protein translates to MVDLLEHCHIRPQYVRGQDHWYLSPFRDEKTPSFKVNARLNVYYDHGSGQGGDIIDLGRVLFRCDTKALLEILDSDLFLFQPQDLKSAGLHIGSAVTPARAIDQPAIQITALKELGSNPAITHYLESRGIDLAVAKTYCHEVYYRVGDKNYFAAGFENRSGGYELRSAYFKGSTSPKDISHIENGHSSVCVLEGFMDFLSLLSLRKQEQVQTDFVVLNSVSLAERSVDIVKGYSTAFLYPDHDAAGKKLLERFESEGINGVDASGIYQDYKDLNQMLVASKHQEKQPQHRYRHRKSRGLGL, encoded by the coding sequence ATGGTAGACCTGTTGGAACACTGCCATATCCGGCCCCAATATGTTCGTGGACAAGACCATTGGTACCTCTCCCCGTTCAGGGACGAGAAAACGCCTTCTTTTAAGGTCAATGCCCGGTTGAATGTCTATTATGACCATGGAAGCGGTCAGGGAGGAGATATCATTGATTTAGGGCGCGTCCTGTTTCGTTGCGATACAAAAGCGTTGTTGGAGATATTGGATTCCGATCTTTTCCTATTTCAACCGCAAGACCTGAAATCGGCTGGCTTGCATATAGGCAGTGCCGTTACACCAGCCAGAGCAATCGATCAGCCTGCCATCCAAATTACTGCTTTAAAAGAGTTAGGCAGTAACCCGGCAATTACTCATTATCTGGAATCGCGTGGTATCGATCTGGCCGTTGCTAAAACATACTGTCACGAGGTATACTACCGGGTTGGCGACAAAAATTATTTCGCCGCCGGTTTCGAAAACCGGTCGGGCGGCTATGAGCTGAGAAGTGCCTACTTCAAGGGCTCGACATCTCCGAAAGACATATCCCATATCGAGAATGGTCATAGCTCGGTCTGCGTGTTGGAAGGCTTTATGGATTTTTTGTCGCTCCTCTCGCTTCGAAAACAGGAGCAGGTCCAGACCGACTTTGTGGTGCTCAATTCGGTAAGTCTGGCAGAGCGAAGTGTGGACATTGTCAAAGGTTACAGCACCGCTTTTCTATATCCGGATCATGATGCAGCTGGGAAAAAGTTGCTCGAAAGATTCGAGAGCGAAGGGATTAATGGTGTTGATGCGTCGGGAATTTATCAGGATTACAAAGATCTGAACCAGATGCTGGTTGCAAGCAAACATCAGGAAAAACAGCCACAACATCGGTACCGTCACAGGAAGTCCCGAGGTCTGGGCCTCTAA
- a CDS encoding relaxase/mobilization nuclease domain-containing protein, which translates to MQKEQAIVLHGEGVRTQDMKSAIHDFNAQRQMNPELGKAVGHLVLSWSAFDKDKLSQKVMVERAAEYMTKMKIQNTQYLIVEHRDTNQPHIHILYNRVDNAGKSISDRFQKRLNQKVCKEMTLEHGYYIGKGKALVNRGKLRGLDKMRYELADQIRIASRSAVNWKQLEGALSSSGITLIYKYKSGTDQIEGISFQKDGTVLKGSKVDRSMSFLALDKKLRENFQQHMSVRRRMWERGTPPPAQEKMLSHRYGLPNYPEENLLKDLMDPVTQHDTTNPELKRKHKRKKSRGLHL; encoded by the coding sequence ATGCAGAAAGAGCAGGCTATCGTGCTTCATGGCGAAGGCGTCAGGACCCAGGATATGAAGTCAGCTATCCATGACTTCAATGCTCAGCGCCAGATGAATCCCGAGCTGGGAAAGGCTGTCGGCCACCTGGTGCTGAGTTGGAGTGCGTTTGACAAGGATAAGCTCTCACAAAAAGTCATGGTCGAGAGGGCTGCCGAATATATGACCAAAATGAAAATCCAGAACACCCAGTATCTGATCGTTGAACATCGCGATACCAATCAGCCGCATATTCATATTCTCTACAACCGGGTTGATAATGCTGGCAAATCCATTTCGGACCGCTTTCAGAAGCGATTGAATCAGAAGGTTTGCAAGGAGATGACTTTGGAACATGGCTACTACATAGGCAAAGGAAAAGCGCTGGTTAACCGGGGCAAGCTTAGGGGACTGGATAAAATGCGTTACGAGCTGGCAGATCAAATTAGAATTGCTAGCAGGTCGGCAGTGAATTGGAAACAATTGGAAGGAGCGCTTTCATCGAGCGGAATTACACTCATCTACAAATACAAGTCTGGTACCGATCAGATTGAAGGTATTAGTTTCCAGAAGGATGGAACGGTGTTGAAGGGCTCAAAAGTAGACCGAAGCATGAGTTTTCTGGCACTTGATAAAAAGCTGCGGGAAAATTTTCAGCAACATATGTCGGTGAGGCGTCGGATGTGGGAGCGTGGGACACCACCACCGGCGCAAGAAAAAATGCTATCTCACCGATATGGTTTGCCGAACTATCCGGAGGAAAACCTGCTGAAAGACTTGATGGATCCCGTAACGCAACACGACACGACTAATCCAGAGCTTAAAAGAAAACACAAACGCAAAAAATCGAGAGGATTACATTTATGA
- a CDS encoding transglutaminase family protein has protein sequence MSPHRFRLAPQRDTQAIIEGHSFVLRPANRLYWQHDVYGNKMARADFDEKTDFMSVEVTLEIELTSVNPFDVLVDDESQHFPFLYPSIVKNALLPYLQIVDRSSVLTAFVGCFEKFHGETLSFLVQLNQHICNYIRYVRRLEPGVQSCEMTLRTRTGSCRDSAWLMVQVLRRIGLASRFASGYLIQLGTASGDSVELHAWAEVFIPGASWIGLDTTSGLFTSEGHIPLAIGPGPEQVALVEGLTEPCSATMTYQFELTNH, from the coding sequence TTGTCCCCACACAGATTCCGCCTTGCTCCGCAGCGCGATACCCAGGCGATCATCGAAGGACACAGTTTTGTTCTGCGGCCGGCTAATCGCTTATACTGGCAACACGATGTTTACGGCAATAAAATGGCACGGGCCGATTTCGATGAGAAAACAGATTTTATGTCGGTGGAGGTTACTCTGGAAATCGAGCTGACCAGTGTGAACCCCTTCGATGTGCTAGTCGACGATGAATCGCAGCACTTCCCATTTTTGTATCCTTCGATTGTAAAAAATGCATTGCTACCTTACTTACAAATTGTAGACAGAAGTTCCGTTCTCACTGCATTCGTTGGCTGCTTCGAAAAGTTCCATGGTGAAACTCTCTCTTTCCTGGTACAGCTCAATCAGCACATTTGTAATTATATCCGTTACGTGCGGAGATTAGAGCCAGGCGTGCAGTCATGCGAGATGACCCTGAGAACCCGTACTGGCTCTTGCCGCGATTCTGCATGGCTCATGGTTCAGGTGCTGCGACGAATAGGATTGGCAAGTAGATTTGCATCAGGCTATTTGATCCAATTAGGTACCGCATCAGGCGACTCCGTTGAATTGCATGCCTGGGCAGAAGTTTTCATACCAGGGGCCAGCTGGATTGGTTTGGACACGACCTCGGGCCTGTTTACCAGTGAAGGCCATATCCCGCTTGCGATTGGACCCGGTCCAGAGCAGGTCGCACTGGTGGAAGGACTAACCGAGCCCTGCTCAGCTACAATGACCTATCAATTTGAACTAACAAATCACTAG
- a CDS encoding glycosyltransferase family 4 protein, with the protein MKIAFIGTYPPRECGIGTFTQNLFHSTVGEEALVGGSQGFVIAIDDNGLHYDYPKEVKLAIRQEEQTDYLEAANVINLSGADVCILEHEFGIFGGQDGIYILPLLHRLKIPLIVTLHTVLKTPSYNQKAVMTEICKIAQSVVVMSQTAVDMLSEVYKVPIDKIALIAHGVPDIHFGQLPAKKEFKLSSKQVLLTFGFIGRNKGIETVLKALPEVVKQYPQLVYIVLGKTHPNVVRHAGEEYRVFLAGLVKQLGIEKHVVFLNEFISQSELFKYLSASDIYITPYTSEAQITSGTLSYAIGAGNAVISTPYWHAAELLADGRGRLFNFHDSSALTQILLELLDHPEQMQQLRKNAFDYGREITWPKIGEKYLELAGSIAKIGLEIESGNPMILDPLALPPFLLDHVQRLTDDTGIIQHAKYGIPNLKEGYCLDDNARALLMVLMTYKRNKHPLALKLSPTYLSYINYMQTQDGMFRNFLSFNRNFLDEVGSEDSFGRTIWSLGYLLGNAPNDAYYQTGREIFFDAVPNFISLRSIRSIANTIVGICHYLKSNPTDEGMIKVLESLANRLLTEYDIHRSSDWQWFESLLAYDNAFLPLALLHAAEFLHDPRVFEVAIESMDFLSDVTLRNGYLSVVGNENWYGRDREQSMFAQQPLDALAMVLMFHQAFRLTKDQSYIQKLSTCFMWFLGENDLRVSLYDFETKGCCDGLESTGVNRNQGAESTLAYLISHLSVLEAFEEVTKMEAELV; encoded by the coding sequence ATGAAAATTGCCTTTATAGGAACCTACCCGCCAAGGGAGTGCGGAATTGGTACTTTTACCCAGAACTTATTTCATTCTACCGTCGGAGAGGAAGCGCTGGTCGGCGGCTCGCAAGGCTTTGTGATCGCGATAGACGACAATGGCCTGCATTATGATTACCCCAAAGAGGTGAAGCTCGCTATCCGGCAGGAGGAGCAAACCGATTACCTGGAAGCAGCCAATGTCATTAACTTGAGCGGGGCCGATGTATGCATCCTCGAACACGAATTCGGCATATTTGGCGGTCAGGACGGCATCTACATTCTGCCGTTGTTGCACCGGCTCAAAATTCCGCTGATCGTCACGCTACATACTGTGCTGAAAACACCTTCCTACAATCAGAAGGCTGTGATGACCGAGATATGTAAAATTGCGCAGTCGGTCGTAGTGATGAGCCAGACCGCGGTCGATATGCTATCGGAGGTCTACAAGGTGCCAATCGACAAAATCGCCCTTATTGCACATGGTGTTCCGGATATACACTTTGGCCAACTTCCGGCCAAGAAAGAATTCAAGCTTTCCTCCAAACAGGTGCTATTGACCTTCGGGTTTATCGGGCGTAATAAAGGAATCGAGACAGTCCTAAAGGCCTTACCCGAGGTAGTCAAACAGTATCCGCAACTTGTCTACATTGTGCTGGGGAAAACACATCCCAATGTAGTCAGGCATGCCGGGGAAGAATACCGTGTATTCCTTGCAGGCCTGGTCAAACAGCTGGGCATTGAAAAGCATGTCGTGTTTCTGAACGAGTTTATAAGTCAGTCCGAGCTTTTCAAATACCTCTCCGCATCCGATATCTATATTACCCCTTATACCAGCGAGGCCCAGATCACCAGCGGGACGCTTTCCTATGCGATCGGCGCCGGCAATGCGGTGATCTCAACGCCCTATTGGCATGCGGCAGAACTGCTCGCCGATGGCAGGGGCCGTCTGTTCAATTTCCACGACTCGTCGGCACTTACTCAGATACTTCTTGAACTCTTGGATCATCCCGAGCAGATGCAGCAGCTCCGGAAGAATGCATTTGATTATGGCCGTGAAATCACCTGGCCGAAAATCGGGGAAAAATATCTGGAATTGGCGGGGTCAATAGCGAAAATCGGACTTGAAATTGAATCGGGCAATCCGATGATTCTGGACCCGCTTGCGCTCCCGCCGTTCCTGCTCGATCATGTGCAGCGCCTCACTGACGACACCGGCATTATCCAGCATGCCAAATACGGGATCCCGAACCTGAAAGAAGGCTATTGCCTGGATGATAATGCAAGGGCCTTGCTGATGGTGTTGATGACTTACAAAAGAAACAAGCATCCGCTCGCCCTAAAGTTGTCGCCCACCTATTTGAGCTACATCAATTACATGCAGACCCAGGATGGCATGTTCCGAAATTTTCTGAGCTTCAACCGGAACTTTCTGGATGAAGTGGGGTCAGAAGACTCTTTTGGTCGCACGATCTGGTCGTTGGGCTATCTGCTCGGTAACGCGCCTAATGACGCCTACTACCAGACCGGCCGCGAGATATTCTTCGACGCCGTGCCGAATTTTATCAGTCTCAGATCTATCCGAAGTATTGCCAACACCATTGTCGGGATATGCCACTATTTGAAAAGCAATCCAACAGACGAAGGGATGATCAAGGTATTGGAGAGCTTAGCCAATAGATTGCTCACGGAATATGATATCCACCGTAGCAGTGATTGGCAATGGTTTGAATCGCTGCTGGCCTACGACAATGCCTTTTTGCCCTTGGCGCTCCTACATGCTGCGGAGTTTTTGCACGATCCCCGCGTCTTCGAAGTAGCAATAGAAAGCATGGACTTCCTTTCGGATGTAACGCTCCGAAATGGCTATTTGTCGGTGGTGGGCAATGAGAACTGGTACGGCAGAGACCGCGAGCAATCGATGTTTGCCCAGCAACCGCTGGATGCCCTTGCCATGGTATTGATGTTCCACCAGGCTTTCCGGCTTACCAAGGATCAATCCTACATCCAGAAATTATCCACGTGTTTCATGTGGTTTTTGGGAGAAAACGACCTCCGGGTAAGCCTTTACGATTTTGAAACAAAGGGCTGCTGCGACGGGTTGGAAAGCACAGGCGTCAACCGAAACCAGGGAGCCGAGAGCACATTGGCCTACCTGATCTCCCATTTAAGCGTGCTCGAAGCATTTGAGGAAGTCACCAAAATGGAAGCCGAACTGGTATGA
- a CDS encoding sensor histidine kinase produces the protein MTGLSGTERWLGVSISRQDDGVVLTGLDITELKEAQSQQQFWLTELEKSSHSAENVEQLRNALKERGELLRSASHDLRGQVGVIASATQLLGMAGNATDSNVLIQMIQRNIGQMTHLMSNLLDYARLESGQEAIHVSRFNVAELLQELIDGTEAFASERQLWLRSNGPDALEIDSDPVQIRRIAQNLVLNALKYTTTGGVTVSWQSLEDANGWQLTVSDTGPGLSAQQISRLTGQTSEVAGVRESTSRKSGGEGIGLSIVSQLCNKLGGKLQVQSEAGKGTIFLIRFTNIK, from the coding sequence TTGACAGGCCTTTCCGGTACCGAGCGCTGGCTGGGTGTCTCCATCAGCAGGCAGGACGACGGCGTGGTTCTAACCGGCCTCGACATTACCGAACTCAAAGAGGCACAGTCGCAGCAACAATTCTGGCTGACGGAGCTGGAAAAATCGAGCCACAGTGCGGAAAACGTGGAACAGCTTCGCAATGCATTGAAAGAACGCGGCGAACTCCTGCGTTCGGCATCCCATGATCTGAGAGGCCAGGTGGGGGTGATTGCCTCTGCCACCCAGCTGCTGGGCATGGCCGGCAATGCGACCGATAGCAATGTGCTGATCCAGATGATTCAGCGCAACATCGGGCAAATGACCCATTTAATGAGCAATTTACTCGATTATGCCCGGCTTGAATCCGGTCAGGAAGCCATCCATGTCAGCCGTTTTAATGTTGCCGAACTATTACAGGAGCTGATCGACGGTACGGAGGCATTCGCGTCGGAGCGCCAGTTATGGCTCAGAAGCAACGGCCCCGATGCCCTGGAAATCGACAGCGACCCGGTACAAATCAGGCGGATCGCTCAAAACCTTGTACTGAATGCACTCAAATACACAACCACGGGTGGAGTAACGGTAAGCTGGCAATCTTTGGAGGATGCAAACGGCTGGCAATTAACGGTTTCGGACACCGGTCCAGGCCTTTCGGCCCAGCAAATCTCGCGGCTCACCGGTCAGACGAGCGAAGTAGCAGGCGTGCGGGAAAGCACCAGCCGGAAGTCCGGCGGCGAGGGCATAGGCCTTTCGATTGTGAGCCAGCTGTGTAATAAGCTGGGCGGGAAACTGCAAGTGCAAAGTGAGGCTGGAAAAGGAACAATATTTTTAATTCGCTTCACGAATATAAAATAG
- a CDS encoding plasmid mobilization protein translates to MKEKESMEEKPHKSKGGRPPKKVKRNAQLMVRLSETERFLIESKAKDAGLRPSTWLRQAAKKARVIARLSAEEAGFVRMLAGLANNLNQLLRFTNMQGLLYETRKAAQLLSDIDHLLKRLANDDR, encoded by the coding sequence ATGAAAGAGAAAGAAAGCATGGAGGAAAAGCCACACAAATCCAAAGGCGGACGGCCGCCCAAGAAGGTCAAACGAAACGCGCAGCTGATGGTCCGACTTTCAGAAACCGAGCGGTTTTTGATTGAGTCCAAAGCCAAGGACGCAGGCCTTCGGCCAAGCACCTGGTTGAGGCAAGCGGCTAAGAAGGCCAGGGTTATTGCGCGGCTCTCCGCAGAGGAAGCTGGTTTCGTCAGAATGCTGGCTGGCCTGGCTAATAACTTAAACCAGCTGCTCAGATTTACGAATATGCAGGGGCTGCTTTACGAGACAAGAAAAGCCGCGCAGCTTCTATCAGACATAGATCATTTACTCAAAAGACTAGCCAACGATGATCGGTAA
- a CDS encoding response regulator: protein MTGSCLVYLVDDDADYQYLVGQVFTIFLAKHRIRFFANGAELVNAIESASINTDEMPSAILLDIDMPDMDGFQTLTAIKQNPIWQQVHVIMMTNRDQPEYREESERLGAHAFLLKPISLFERQKEMTQICERYDD from the coding sequence ATGACAGGATCTTGCTTAGTCTACCTGGTGGACGATGATGCTGATTATCAATACCTGGTAGGCCAAGTATTCACTATCTTCCTGGCCAAGCACCGCATCCGGTTCTTCGCCAACGGGGCTGAGCTGGTCAATGCGATCGAATCAGCCTCGATTAACACAGACGAAATGCCCTCGGCGATCCTGCTCGATATCGACATGCCGGACATGGACGGCTTCCAAACGCTGACGGCCATCAAACAAAACCCCATCTGGCAGCAAGTGCACGTCATCATGATGACAAACCGCGACCAGCCCGAATACCGCGAAGAATCCGAGCGCCTGGGCGCCCACGCATTTCTCTTAAAGCCGATCAGCTTATTTGAGAGACAAAAAGAAATGACTCAGATTTGCGAGCGTTACGACGATTGA
- a CDS encoding helix-turn-helix domain-containing protein, translating to MSTTVLVSMNDQQLSELIESSLRRVLESKPEAAADTSDTLLDTKEAARLTKYKETSIYGLVKRKKIPFCKMEGKLLFSRKELLEWIANGQQKIGGSHER from the coding sequence ATGAGCACAACAGTTCTAGTTTCAATGAACGATCAGCAATTATCAGAGTTGATCGAGTCTTCACTGCGCCGGGTTTTAGAGTCAAAACCGGAGGCTGCCGCCGATACCAGTGACACTTTACTCGACACCAAGGAGGCCGCGCGCCTGACCAAATACAAGGAGACTTCCATTTATGGGCTGGTGAAAAGAAAAAAGATTCCATTCTGCAAAATGGAAGGCAAGCTACTCTTTTCCCGCAAAGAGCTTCTGGAATGGATAGCCAATGGTCAGCAAAAAATCGGAGGTAGCCATGAAAGATAA
- a CDS encoding primase-helicase family protein, translating into MKDNPVYLRIGTSYFKKVNRPLSSGDTISSLIPWSAECIRLDHSRDYLKDRVDCYDGFCFVPSHLDYQQKVGGFYNRYQSFQHESRHGDASVIFQFLSHIFGEQIEMGYDYFKILLERPTQILPILCLVSEERGTGKTTFLHFVKSIFGENMTINSNEDFRSNFNIEWAQKLVIGVDETFLDRKEDSERIKNLSTARFYKVEAKGHDRQEVEFFGKFILCSNNEDHFIIAEPGEIRYWVRKVPPLKSENHHLLAQLRAQIPFFLHFLVSRDFVHPSKTRMWFTTDQIATPALKKLLNQNRNKLEVEIAHILLTIADEKELDEIRFCTGDVQDWLNKKHIRFKDLSQIKRILQNVWKLSPASNSLTYPQYKFLTDGSIFEQTGKGRFYTLSRGRINELNDLP; encoded by the coding sequence ATGAAAGATAATCCGGTTTACCTGCGCATAGGTACCAGTTACTTTAAGAAAGTCAACCGGCCATTATCCTCCGGCGACACAATTTCCTCTTTGATTCCCTGGTCGGCTGAATGCATCCGCCTGGATCACAGCCGTGACTACTTGAAGGACCGGGTAGATTGTTACGATGGCTTTTGTTTCGTCCCGAGCCATCTGGATTATCAGCAAAAGGTCGGAGGGTTTTACAACCGCTACCAGTCATTCCAACATGAGTCGCGGCACGGCGATGCCTCGGTGATCTTTCAGTTCCTGAGTCACATTTTCGGTGAGCAGATCGAGATGGGTTATGACTACTTTAAAATCCTGCTCGAACGTCCGACCCAAATCCTTCCAATTTTGTGCCTGGTGAGCGAGGAACGCGGAACCGGAAAGACTACATTCCTGCATTTTGTCAAATCCATCTTCGGCGAAAACATGACGATCAACAGCAATGAGGATTTCCGCTCCAATTTCAACATCGAATGGGCACAGAAACTGGTCATCGGCGTTGACGAAACATTCCTGGATAGAAAGGAGGATTCGGAGCGGATCAAGAATCTTAGCACGGCTCGGTTTTACAAAGTCGAGGCCAAAGGCCATGACCGGCAGGAGGTGGAATTCTTCGGGAAATTCATTTTGTGTAGTAACAACGAAGATCATTTTATCATCGCAGAGCCGGGAGAAATTCGGTATTGGGTGAGAAAGGTGCCGCCACTAAAATCAGAGAATCACCACTTGCTTGCCCAGCTTCGTGCCCAGATCCCGTTCTTTCTGCATTTCCTGGTGAGCCGTGACTTCGTTCATCCCAGTAAAACGAGAATGTGGTTTACAACTGATCAGATTGCGACACCTGCATTAAAAAAGCTGCTGAACCAAAATCGGAACAAGCTGGAAGTGGAGATCGCCCATATTCTGCTGACGATCGCAGACGAAAAGGAGCTGGACGAAATCCGGTTTTGCACCGGCGATGTCCAGGACTGGCTCAACAAAAAGCACATCCGTTTTAAAGACCTCTCACAGATTAAGCGAATCCTGCAAAATGTCTGGAAGTTGAGCCCGGCAAGTAATTCACTGACGTACCCGCAATACAAATTTTTAACCGACGGTTCAATCTTCGAGCAGACCGGCAAGGGCAGGTTCTATACCCTATCCCGAGGGCGCATAAATGAGCTCAATGATTTGCCCTAA
- a CDS encoding site-specific integrase, which translates to MALSTKFILASKVNDSCEYPIMLRIIINRKNQLVSTKKSCKQENWLENQQQVARGHPKHQEINLLLRTIVSELDFLIISEGKKGRKPTFDEMKSVVRNLTGATKEPESKSLFKLFEDHISLLNQQNRIGYADTFKFTLSSLKGFVKNKDRDLLSINLNFLKKYEEYLMERGCAITTRSVYLRTFRTMWKVAIREKFCSEGHYPFKELAFGKYNNPRTKKRAIQKSQIDQISALVIDPMNDTLINSRNYFLFSFYCRGINFTDLASLKWDNIVDDELEYIRSKTKEEFRFKLHPEAMRILDFYRNLRGNSDAGYIFPILYKRHDSIQSIRYRKQKIRTRVNKDLQELGAILGIQKNLTTYVARHSYATTLRRNGVSKENIGRSLGHDSLKTTDIYLEDIGDPILDELINSTL; encoded by the coding sequence ATGGCACTCTCAACCAAGTTTATCCTAGCTTCCAAAGTTAACGATTCGTGCGAGTATCCGATAATGCTCCGCATCATTATTAACCGTAAGAACCAGTTAGTCAGCACAAAGAAGAGCTGTAAACAAGAAAATTGGCTCGAAAATCAACAGCAAGTTGCCCGCGGTCACCCTAAGCATCAGGAGATCAATTTACTCCTTAGAACAATCGTTTCTGAGTTAGATTTTCTCATCATATCCGAAGGAAAAAAAGGTCGAAAGCCAACGTTCGACGAAATGAAAAGTGTGGTTCGTAATTTGACCGGAGCAACGAAAGAACCGGAGAGCAAATCACTTTTTAAGCTCTTTGAGGACCATATTTCTCTGCTCAATCAGCAAAACCGGATTGGCTACGCGGACACCTTTAAATTTACACTGAGCAGCTTGAAAGGGTTTGTGAAAAACAAAGACCGAGATCTCCTATCTATCAATCTAAATTTTCTGAAGAAATATGAAGAATACTTGATGGAACGCGGATGCGCTATTACCACAAGAAGTGTCTATCTAAGGACCTTTAGAACGATGTGGAAGGTGGCAATCCGAGAAAAATTTTGCTCCGAGGGCCACTATCCTTTTAAAGAGCTCGCATTTGGCAAATACAACAACCCTAGGACAAAAAAAAGAGCGATTCAAAAATCGCAGATTGATCAAATCTCAGCCCTAGTGATCGATCCAATGAATGATACACTCATTAATTCACGTAATTACTTCCTTTTCAGTTTTTATTGCCGAGGAATCAATTTTACGGATCTTGCAAGTTTAAAATGGGATAACATTGTTGATGACGAACTTGAATATATCAGATCGAAAACCAAGGAAGAATTTCGTTTTAAGCTCCATCCAGAAGCTATGCGGATCCTTGATTTTTACCGAAACCTTCGAGGCAACAGCGATGCCGGCTACATCTTTCCCATATTGTACAAAAGACACGACAGCATACAGTCGATCAGATATAGAAAGCAGAAGATTCGAACGCGGGTTAACAAGGACTTACAAGAATTGGGTGCAATCTTAGGCATTCAGAAGAACCTGACTACGTACGTGGCCCGACATTCATATGCAACCACGCTCCGGAGAAACGGAGTATCCAAGGAGAATATAGGCAGATCATTGGGACATGACAGCTTAAAAACAACTGATATTTATCTGGAAGACATCGGGGATCCAATTTTGGATGAACTGATTAACTCAACGCTTTGA
- a CDS encoding response regulator: MNKKGIIIVIEDDLDDQFVLEEAFVELDFPNKRIYFPDGFAALDYLHAHHGSIFLILSDVNLPKLTGLELRVELKKNADIALKCVPYLYLTTSLNHAHVVEAYCDSVQGFFVKPADFEEIKELLETIVRYWTASASSRLHEECF; this comes from the coding sequence ATGAACAAAAAAGGCATTATTATAGTGATTGAGGATGATTTAGACGATCAATTCGTGCTCGAAGAGGCTTTCGTAGAGCTTGATTTCCCCAACAAAAGGATTTATTTCCCCGACGGATTTGCAGCACTAGACTATTTGCATGCGCACCATGGCTCCATTTTCTTGATACTATCGGATGTAAATCTGCCAAAGCTCACAGGATTAGAGCTGAGAGTTGAATTAAAGAAGAATGCGGACATAGCACTTAAATGTGTGCCTTACCTGTATTTGACGACATCGCTTAACCATGCTCATGTGGTCGAAGCCTACTGCGATTCGGTGCAGGGTTTTTTCGTGAAACCGGCCGACTTTGAGGAGATAAAAGAGCTGTTGGAAACTATTGTTCGCTATTGGACTGCTTCTGCATCAAGCCGACTACATGAAGAATGTTTTTAG